A genome region from Salminus brasiliensis unplaced genomic scaffold, fSalBra1.hap2 scaffold_88, whole genome shotgun sequence includes the following:
- the LOC140548968 gene encoding 6-phosphofructo-2-kinase/fructose-2,6-bisphosphatase-like isoform X2, whose amino-acid sequence MEPRKVQAGKRTRYESTASVPQFTNSPTMIVMVGLPARGKTYISKKLTRYLNWIGVPTKVFNVGQYRREAVQTYKNFEFFRPDNEEAMKIRKACALSALKDVSIYFTEDHGQVAVFDATNTTCERREVILSFAKENGYKVFFVESICDDPEIIAENIKQVKLSSPDYVNCDKEEAVADFLKRIECYKVTYVPLDDDRDRNLSYIKIFNVGSRYLVNRVQDHIQSRIVYYLMNIHVTPRTIYLCRHGESELNLLGRIGGDSGLSPRGNRFAAGLGKYIRSQCIPDLKIWTSHMKRTIQTAEAVGTTYEQWKALNEIDAGVCEEMTYEEIQEHFPEEFALRDQDKYRYRYPKGESYEDLVQRLEPVIMELERQENVLVVCHQAVMRCLLAYFLDKSADELPYLKCPLHTVLKLTPVAYGCKVESVFLNVEAVNTHRDRPVNVSVDRDAEDALVTVPDHI is encoded by the exons CGTCTGTGCCGCAGTTTACAAACTCCCCCACTATGATCGTGATGGTGGGGCTGCCGGCCAGAGGGAAGACCTACATCTCCAAAAAACTAACACGCTACCTCAACTGGATCGGGGTTCCAACTAAAG TGTTCAACGTTGGACAGTACCGCAGGGAGGCTGTCCAAACCTACAAGAATTTTGAGTTCTTCCGTCCAGACAATGAAGAAGCCATGAAGATTCGGAA AGCTTGTGCCCTCTCTGCACTGAAGGACGTGTCGATCTACTTTACTGAGGATCACGGCCAGGTGGCG GTATTTGATGCCACCAACACAACGTGTGAGCGGAGAGAGGTCATCCTCTCCTTCGCCAAAGAGAACGGCTACaag GTGTTTTTCGTGGAGTCAATTTGTGATGACCCGGAAATCATTGCTGAAAATATCAAG CAAGTCAAGCTCAGCAGTCCGGATTATGTGAACTGCGACAAGGAGGAGGCTGTGGCGGACTTTCTGAAGAGGATCGAGTGCTATAAGGTCACCTACGTTCCTCTGGATGATGACCGAGACAG gAACCTGTCGTATATAAAGATCTTTAACGTGGGGAGCAGGTATCTGGTGAATCGTGTGCAGGATCATATCCAGAGCCGGATTGTGTACTATCTGATGAATATTCATGTCACGCCGCGCACCATCTACTTGTGTCGCCATGGGGAGAGCGAGCTGAACCTGCTGGGCCGTATTGGAGGGGATTCAGGGCTGTCCCCGAGAGGAAACAGG TTTGCTGCCGGGCTGGGGAAGTATATCAGGAGCCAGTGCATCCCTGACCTGAAGATCTGGACCAGCCACATGAAAAGAACCATCCAGACAGCAGAGGCGGTGGGCACTACCTACGAGCAGTGGAAAGCCCTCAATGAGATTGACGCT ggtgtgtgtgaggagatgACGTATGAGGAGATTCAGGAACACTTTCCTGAGGAGTTTGCGCTCAGAGACCAGGATAAATACCGCTACCGCTATCCTAAGGGTGAG TCGTATGAGGACCTGGTGCAGAGGCTGGAGCCAGTCATAATGGAGCTGGAGAGACAGGAGAACGTTCTGGTGGTCTGTCACCAGGCTGTGATGCGCTGCCTGCTGGCGTACTTTCTGGACAAAAGTGCAG ATGAGCTGCCATATTTGAAGTGTCCTCTGCACACGGTACTCAAACTCACCCCTGTTGCCTACG GCTGTAAAGTTGAGTCTGTTTTCCTGAACGTTGAAGCGGTGAACACACACCGAGACAGACCTGTG AATGTCAGTGTGGACAGAGATGCTGAAGATGCTCTCGTGACGGTTCCAGACCACATCTAG
- the LOC140548968 gene encoding 6-phosphofructo-2-kinase/fructose-2,6-bisphosphatase-like isoform X1: protein MNGSTITPAVTAPPGGGGAMPRSQRAHASVPQFTNSPTMIVMVGLPARGKTYISKKLTRYLNWIGVPTKVFNVGQYRREAVQTYKNFEFFRPDNEEAMKIRKACALSALKDVSIYFTEDHGQVAVFDATNTTCERREVILSFAKENGYKVFFVESICDDPEIIAENIKQVKLSSPDYVNCDKEEAVADFLKRIECYKVTYVPLDDDRDRNLSYIKIFNVGSRYLVNRVQDHIQSRIVYYLMNIHVTPRTIYLCRHGESELNLLGRIGGDSGLSPRGNRFAAGLGKYIRSQCIPDLKIWTSHMKRTIQTAEAVGTTYEQWKALNEIDAGVCEEMTYEEIQEHFPEEFALRDQDKYRYRYPKGESYEDLVQRLEPVIMELERQENVLVVCHQAVMRCLLAYFLDKSADELPYLKCPLHTVLKLTPVAYGCKVESVFLNVEAVNTHRDRPVNVSVDRDAEDALVTVPDHI, encoded by the exons CGTCTGTGCCGCAGTTTACAAACTCCCCCACTATGATCGTGATGGTGGGGCTGCCGGCCAGAGGGAAGACCTACATCTCCAAAAAACTAACACGCTACCTCAACTGGATCGGGGTTCCAACTAAAG TGTTCAACGTTGGACAGTACCGCAGGGAGGCTGTCCAAACCTACAAGAATTTTGAGTTCTTCCGTCCAGACAATGAAGAAGCCATGAAGATTCGGAA AGCTTGTGCCCTCTCTGCACTGAAGGACGTGTCGATCTACTTTACTGAGGATCACGGCCAGGTGGCG GTATTTGATGCCACCAACACAACGTGTGAGCGGAGAGAGGTCATCCTCTCCTTCGCCAAAGAGAACGGCTACaag GTGTTTTTCGTGGAGTCAATTTGTGATGACCCGGAAATCATTGCTGAAAATATCAAG CAAGTCAAGCTCAGCAGTCCGGATTATGTGAACTGCGACAAGGAGGAGGCTGTGGCGGACTTTCTGAAGAGGATCGAGTGCTATAAGGTCACCTACGTTCCTCTGGATGATGACCGAGACAG gAACCTGTCGTATATAAAGATCTTTAACGTGGGGAGCAGGTATCTGGTGAATCGTGTGCAGGATCATATCCAGAGCCGGATTGTGTACTATCTGATGAATATTCATGTCACGCCGCGCACCATCTACTTGTGTCGCCATGGGGAGAGCGAGCTGAACCTGCTGGGCCGTATTGGAGGGGATTCAGGGCTGTCCCCGAGAGGAAACAGG TTTGCTGCCGGGCTGGGGAAGTATATCAGGAGCCAGTGCATCCCTGACCTGAAGATCTGGACCAGCCACATGAAAAGAACCATCCAGACAGCAGAGGCGGTGGGCACTACCTACGAGCAGTGGAAAGCCCTCAATGAGATTGACGCT ggtgtgtgtgaggagatgACGTATGAGGAGATTCAGGAACACTTTCCTGAGGAGTTTGCGCTCAGAGACCAGGATAAATACCGCTACCGCTATCCTAAGGGTGAG TCGTATGAGGACCTGGTGCAGAGGCTGGAGCCAGTCATAATGGAGCTGGAGAGACAGGAGAACGTTCTGGTGGTCTGTCACCAGGCTGTGATGCGCTGCCTGCTGGCGTACTTTCTGGACAAAAGTGCAG ATGAGCTGCCATATTTGAAGTGTCCTCTGCACACGGTACTCAAACTCACCCCTGTTGCCTACG GCTGTAAAGTTGAGTCTGTTTTCCTGAACGTTGAAGCGGTGAACACACACCGAGACAGACCTGTG AATGTCAGTGTGGACAGAGATGCTGAAGATGCTCTCGTGACGGTTCCAGACCACATCTAG
- the LOC140548968 gene encoding 6-phosphofructo-2-kinase/fructose-2,6-bisphosphatase-like isoform X3, with the protein MNGSTITPAVTAPPGGGGAMPRSQRAHASVPQFTNSPTMIVMVGLPARGKTYISKKLTRYLNWIGVPTKVFNVGQYRREAVQTYKNFEFFRPDNEEAMKIRKACALSALKDVSIYFTEDHGQVAVFDATNTTCERREVILSFAKENGYKVFFVESICDDPEIIAENIKQVKLSSPDYVNCDKEEAVADFLKRIECYKVTYVPLDDDRDRNLSYIKIFNVGSRYLVNRVQDHIQSRIVYYLMNIHVTPRTIYLCRHGESELNLLGRIGGDSGLSPRGNRFAAGLGKYIRSQCIPDLKIWTSHMKRTIQTAEAVGTTYEQWKALNEIDAGVCEEMTYEEIQEHFPEEFALRDQDKYRYRYPKGESYEDLVQRLEPVIMELERQENVLVVCHQAVMRCLLAYFLDKSADELPYLKCPLHTVLKLTPVAYGCKVESVFLNVEAVNTHRDRPVSDEPQCSHAPPFRNTRAQPMASPIPTKAPCLQDLGLTELSLQNVSVDRDAEDALVTVPDHI; encoded by the exons CGTCTGTGCCGCAGTTTACAAACTCCCCCACTATGATCGTGATGGTGGGGCTGCCGGCCAGAGGGAAGACCTACATCTCCAAAAAACTAACACGCTACCTCAACTGGATCGGGGTTCCAACTAAAG TGTTCAACGTTGGACAGTACCGCAGGGAGGCTGTCCAAACCTACAAGAATTTTGAGTTCTTCCGTCCAGACAATGAAGAAGCCATGAAGATTCGGAA AGCTTGTGCCCTCTCTGCACTGAAGGACGTGTCGATCTACTTTACTGAGGATCACGGCCAGGTGGCG GTATTTGATGCCACCAACACAACGTGTGAGCGGAGAGAGGTCATCCTCTCCTTCGCCAAAGAGAACGGCTACaag GTGTTTTTCGTGGAGTCAATTTGTGATGACCCGGAAATCATTGCTGAAAATATCAAG CAAGTCAAGCTCAGCAGTCCGGATTATGTGAACTGCGACAAGGAGGAGGCTGTGGCGGACTTTCTGAAGAGGATCGAGTGCTATAAGGTCACCTACGTTCCTCTGGATGATGACCGAGACAG gAACCTGTCGTATATAAAGATCTTTAACGTGGGGAGCAGGTATCTGGTGAATCGTGTGCAGGATCATATCCAGAGCCGGATTGTGTACTATCTGATGAATATTCATGTCACGCCGCGCACCATCTACTTGTGTCGCCATGGGGAGAGCGAGCTGAACCTGCTGGGCCGTATTGGAGGGGATTCAGGGCTGTCCCCGAGAGGAAACAGG TTTGCTGCCGGGCTGGGGAAGTATATCAGGAGCCAGTGCATCCCTGACCTGAAGATCTGGACCAGCCACATGAAAAGAACCATCCAGACAGCAGAGGCGGTGGGCACTACCTACGAGCAGTGGAAAGCCCTCAATGAGATTGACGCT ggtgtgtgtgaggagatgACGTATGAGGAGATTCAGGAACACTTTCCTGAGGAGTTTGCGCTCAGAGACCAGGATAAATACCGCTACCGCTATCCTAAGGGTGAG TCGTATGAGGACCTGGTGCAGAGGCTGGAGCCAGTCATAATGGAGCTGGAGAGACAGGAGAACGTTCTGGTGGTCTGTCACCAGGCTGTGATGCGCTGCCTGCTGGCGTACTTTCTGGACAAAAGTGCAG ATGAGCTGCCATATTTGAAGTGTCCTCTGCACACGGTACTCAAACTCACCCCTGTTGCCTACG GCTGTAAAGTTGAGTCTGTTTTCCTGAACGTTGAAGCGGTGAACACACACCGAGACAGACCTGTG AGTGATGAACCTCAGTGCAGTCACGCTCCCCCGTTCCGCAACACTCGTGCCCAGCCAATGGCCAGTCCCATCCCAACCAAAGCCCCCTGCTTACAAGACCTGGGCCTTACTGAACTTAGTTTGCAG AATGTCAGTGTGGACAGAGATGCTGAAGATGCTCTCGTGACGGTTCCAGACCACATCTAG